A genomic window from Prunus persica cultivar Lovell chromosome G2, Prunus_persica_NCBIv2, whole genome shotgun sequence includes:
- the LOC109947142 gene encoding uncharacterized protein LOC109947142 — protein sequence MDLLANIGMLDCKLADTPIVENHKIGVYVDQVPTNKERYQRLVGRLIYLSLTRLDIAFVVTIASQFMHSPSEDHMAAVMRILSYLKSTPGRGLLFKKNGHLDLEGYTNVDYARNITYRRSTSGYFTFVSGNLVTWRSKKQNVVSRSSAESEYRGIAQGVCEILWLKWLLAEIGFRLNAAIKLHWDNKSAFEIANNLVQHD from the coding sequence ATGGATCTACTAGCAAATATTGGAATGCTTGACTGTAAACTAGCTGATACACCTATTGTTGAGAATCATAAAATTGGTGTTTATGTGGATCAGGtcccaactaacaaagaaagataccaaagatTGGTTGGgagattgatttatttatcattgACACGCCTTGATATTGCCTTTGTTGTAACCATAGCTAGCCAATTTATGCATTCACCTAGTGAGGATCATATGGCTGCTGTGATGCGTATTCTGAGTTACTTAAAGTCTACTCCTGGGAGAGGTttattatttaagaaaaatggCCACTTGGATCTAGAAGGTTACACTAACGTAGATTATGCAAGGAATATTACATATAGACGTTCTACATCAGGTTACTTCACCTTTGTTAGTGGTAACCTAGTTACATGGCGTAGCAAGAAGCAAAATGTTGTGTCTCGGTCCTCTGCAGAGTCTGAGTACAGAGGGATTGCCCAAGGGGTTTGTGAAATACTGTGGTTAAAGTGGTTACTTGCTGAAATTGGGTTTAGACTGAATGCTGCTATAAAGCTCCACTGGGATAATAAGTCAGCATTTGAAATTGCTAACAATCTGGTGCAACATGATTGA